The Arachis hypogaea cultivar Tifrunner chromosome 19, arahy.Tifrunner.gnm2.J5K5, whole genome shotgun sequence genome has a window encoding:
- the LOC112776548 gene encoding histidine-containing phosphotransfer protein 4, with product MERSQPRRQVAAMKQSLFDQGLLDEQFIQLEELSDDANPNFVEEIVTLYYRDSSRLISSIEQALKERHTLDFNKLDTLMHQFKGSSSSIGAKKVKAECTLFREYCRTGNAEGCMKTFQQLKKEYASLRKKLEAYFQLARQAGPMETACRPK from the exons ATGGAGAGAAGCCAACCAAGGAGGCAAGTTGCTGCCATGAAACAATCCCTTTTTGATCAG GGATTATTGGATGAACAATTTATCCAGTTGGAAGAGTTATCAGATGATGCTAATCCAAACTTTGTTGAAGAAATTGTCACCCTTTATTATCGTGATTCATCTCGCCTTATCTCAAGCATAGAACAAGCACt gaaggAAAGACACACATTGGATTTCAACAAACTGGACACACTTATGCATCAGTTCAAAGGAAGCAGTTCAAG CATCGGAGCCAAAAAGGTGAAAGCAGAGTGCACTCTCTTTAGGGAATATTGTAGGACAGGAAATGCTGAAGG ATGCATGAAGACCTTCCAACAATTGAAGAAGGAATATGCTTCACTTAGAAAGAAACTTGAAGCTTATTTTCAG ttggCTAGGCAAGCCGGACCCATGGAGACAGCATGTCGTCCAAAATAA
- the LOC112775539 gene encoding protein PAF1 homolog codes for MASYRPFPPQSSQNPNHQYNQNWSGGYGGGGGGDPSTSNSFPPQPYNQMPPNSNFHSHGGGAAPPPPPPSHHPYPYPPPPPPPPENSYPPPPPPPPSSHGAPMFYPSSQYSQYGQQPPPPPPPLPPSSPPPSNSIPPPPPPPSSPPPPPASAPPPPPPKDERRMHSRDKGPIKEGYEHSNHGNPHKQQKPSAVPPMPVKKPNGVQGRVETEEERRLRKKREFEKQRQEEKHRQQLKESQNSVLQKTQMMSSGKGHGSGSVAGSRMAAEKRTTPLLSAERIENRLKKPTTFLCKMKFRNELPDPSAQPKLMAFKRDKDQYTKYTITSLEKMYKPKLFVEPDLGIPLDLLDLSVYNPPSVRLPLAPEDEDLLRDDVAATPIKKDGLKRKDRPTDKGVAWLVKTQYISPLSMDSTKQSLTEKQAKELREMRGGRSMLDSRNNRERQIREIEASFEAAKSRPVHATNKSLYPVEVLPLLPDFDRYDEQFVIAAFDNAPTADSEMYGKLDKSVRDACESKALMKSYVATGSDPANPEKFLAYMTPTPGQLSKDIYDENEDVSYSWVREYHWDVRGDDADDPTTFLVAFDESEARYLPLPTKLVLRKKRAKEGRSSDEVEQFPIPARVTVRRRSNVAAIERKDSQVYTSSKASTSKRRGLEMDDDLEQHHRHNYQSSGAEDDMSD; via the exons ATGGCCTCTTACAGGCCCTTCCCTCCGCAATCTAGTCAAAACCCTAACCATCAGTATAATCAGAATTGGAGTGGTGgttatggtggtggtggtggtggagaccCTTCTACTTCAAATTCATTCCCTCCACAACCTTATAACCAAATGCCCCCAAATTCAAATTTCCATTCTCATGGTGGGGGTGCtgcaccaccacctcctcctccttccCATCACCCCTACCCTTATCCACCACCTCCACCGCCACCACCCGAAAATTCATACCCGCctccacctccaccaccaccTTCTTCACATGGTGCTCCTATGTTTTACCCTTCTAGTCAATACTCTCAGTATGGGCAGCAGCCACCTCCACCACCTCCCCCTCTGCCTCCATCTTCGCCTCCGCCGAGCAATTCTATCCCACCTCCACCCCCTCCACCTTCCTCGCCACCTCCTCCTCCTGCTTCAGCTCCTCCCCCGCCGCCACCAAAGGATGAGAGACGGATGCATAGCCGAGATAAAGGGCCGATAAAGGAAGGTTATGAGCATTCAAATCATGGAAATCCTCATAAACAGCAGAAGCCTTCTGCTGTTCCTCCAATGCCAGTGAAGAAGCCGAACGGGGTGCAGGGGAGGGTTGAGACAGAAGAAGAGAGGAGgttaaggaagaagagagaatttGAGAAGCAGAGGCAAGAAGAGAAGCATAGGCAGCAGCTGAAGGAATCACAGAACAGTGTCTTGCAGAAGACTCAGATGATGTCATCTGGGAAGGGGCATGGTTCGGGTTCGGTTGCAGGGTCTCGAATGGCAGCAGAGAAGAGAACTACACCCTTATTGAGTGCGGAGAGAATTGAAAATAGGTTGAAAAAGCCAACAACATTTTTGTGCAAAATGAA ATTCCGAAATGAACTTCCAGATCCAAGTGCACAACCTAAGCTTATGGCGTTCAAGAGGGATAAAGATCA ATATACGAAATATACAATCACATCGCTGGAGAAAATGTACAAACCCAAACTTTTTGTGGAACCAGATCTTGGGATTCCTCTGGACCTGCTTGACCTCAGTGTTTATAA CCCTCCCAGTGTCAGACTACCTCTTGCTCCTGAAGACGAAGATTTGTTGCGAGATGATGTTGCGGCTACTCCTATAAAGAAAGACGGCTTAAAAAGAAAAGACAGGCCTACTGATAAAGGTGTAGCTTGGCTTGTCAAAACACAATATATATCTCCCCTCAGCATGGATTCAACAAAACAG TCTTTAACTGAAAAACAAGCTAAGGAGCTGAGAGAGATGAGAGGAGGCCGCAGCATGTTGGACAGTCGTAACAATAG GGAAAGACAGATCAGGGAAATCGAAGCATCATTTGAAGCAGCTAAGTCACGCCCTGTTCATGCAACCAACAAATCTTTGTATCCTGTTGAGGTTTTGCCTTTGTTACCTGATTTTGATAG GTATGATGAACAGTTTGTTATTGCTGCATTTGATAATGCTCCTACAGCTGATTCAGAAATGTATGGTAAGTTGGACAAATCTGTTCGTGATGCCTGTGAATCAAAG GCACTTATGAAAAGTTATGTTGCAACTGGCTCAGATCCTGCAAATCCTGAGAAATTTTTGGCTTACATGACCCCAACACCTGGACAG CTGTCAAAGGATATATATGATGAAAATGAAGATGTCTCATATTCTTGGGTTCGCGAGTATCACTGGGAT GTTCGGGGTGATGATGCAGATGACCCTACAACATTCTTAGTTGCATTTGATGAGTCAGAAGCACGTTATTTG CCTCTTCCAACAAAACTTGTTTTAAGAAAAAAGAGGGCTAAAGAGGGAAGATCAAGTGATGAGGTCGAGCAATTTCCAATACCTGCAAGAGTGACTGTAAGGCGAAGGTCGAATGTTGCAGCAATCGAGCGAAAGGATTCACAG GTTTATACAAGTTCGAAAGCCAGTACTTCAAAGAGAAGGGGTCTAGAAATGGATGATGATCTCGAACAGCATCATCGACACAATTATCAATCTAGTGGAGCTGAAGATGACATGTCTGATTAA